One segment of Carya illinoinensis cultivar Pawnee chromosome 13, C.illinoinensisPawnee_v1, whole genome shotgun sequence DNA contains the following:
- the LOC122291383 gene encoding exocyst complex component EXO70A1-like: MAEEVMDNMEGLVTARQLLKTNIEKSRAFASALDEMGPRLEKINRRLPSWEAAARSIAVQKSAFSASKEHIGHALGPVSAVLKVFYTARELKMSLVSDPCSDLFNYLLVMKRLEEVLRFLADNCRLAIMWLEGINELVEKDAAVTNEKYLAVVKKSLRILQELQANEERDLLGGGLLGAALEKLGIEFKRLLTERSAPLNLASLATLTVEPASSTIASSSLPLPVMDKLQAIIERLNSNNKLEMCISVYVDARSSNAKRSLQTLGLDYLEMRISKFDDVQHLEGYIDQWKKHLVLAVKHLFQLEYRLCNDVFKKIGSNVAMRCFAKIAAQSGIHAFLQFGKHVTECKKDPIKLLKLLDMFASLNNLRLDFNLLFSGENCAEIQNSTRDLVKRIVNGACEIFWQLPLQLELQRRSSPPSDGSVPRLVNFITQYCNQLLGDDYSPILTQVLKIHQSWKQESYGEDLISNQVLVIMKEIGLNLDGWSKVYEDISLSYLFMMNNHFHLCNMKGTKLGDMMGDSWLTGHEQYTDYYAELYLRESWSKLLALLNQKSMTTLAGQDSVMERLKAFNEAFDDIYKKQSNRIICDEKLREKVCEHLVQAILPVYSSYMQDHMTFDEQDGASSNYVKYSVQSLEKMLSSMFQPKLSKYNSTEQKRNLMGNVDYPEWKLQNMLSCLFRQRLGNHGSSRQAHLSAKIKSFVANQFRLTLTTI, from the coding sequence ATGGCCGAGGAGGTAATGGACAATATGGAGGGTCTTGTTACTGCTAGGCAGCTGTTGAAGACTAACATAGAGAAATCACGAGCTTTTGCTTCTGCACTGGACGAGATGGGGCCGAGACTGGAAAAGATTAACCGAAGATTGCCATCTTGGGAAGCTGCAGCAAGATCCATCGCTGTGCAAAAATCTGCATTTTCTGCAAGCAAAGAACACATTGGTCATGCTTTAGGACCTGTTTCTGCAGTTCTGAAGGTCTTTTATACCGCTCGTGAGCTTAAGATGTCACTTGTGTCTGATCCATGTTCTGATCTCTTCAACTACCTTTTAGTCATGAAAAGGCTTGAAGAAGTATTGAGGTTTCTTGCTGATAATTGCCGGTTGGCAATTATGTGGTTGGAGGGCATTAATGAACTCGTGGAGAAAGATGCCGCAGTCACCAATGAAAAGTACCTAGCTGTTGTGAAGAAATCCTTGAGAATTCTACAAGAGTTGCAGGCCAATGAGGAACGTGACCTTCTTGGTGGAGGGCTTCTTGGTGCTGCTTTAGAAAAACTTGGAATTGAATTCAAGCGACTTCTGACAGAAAGGAGTGCTCCTCTTAATTTGGCTTCTCTAGCAACCCTCACCGTGGAGCCAGCCTCCAGTACCATTGCATCATCATCTTTGCCATTGCCGGTCATGGACAAATTGCAGGCAATTATTGAAAGATTAAATTCCAACAACAAACTTGAGATGTGCATATCGGTGTATGTTGATGCTCGGAGTTCCAATGCTAAACGAAGCCTTCAAACTCTTGGTTTGGATTACCTTGAGATGCGTATCTCAAAATTTGATGATGTGCAGCATCTAGAGGGTTACATCGATCAATGGAAGAAGCATTTGGTGTTGGCTGTGAAGCATCTTTTTCAGCTCGAGTATAGACTCTGCAATGATGTTTTCAAAAAGATAGGATCAAATGTTGCAATGAGGTGCTTTGCAAAGATCGCTGCTCAGTCCGGAATCCATGCTTTTCTCCAATTCGGGAAACATGTGACAGAATGTAAGAAGGATCCGATTAAACTCTTGAAGCTATTGGACATGTTTGCTTCTTTGAACAATCTGAGATTGGATTTCAACCTGCTTTTCAGTGGAGAAAACTGCGCTGAAATCCAGAATTCTACAAGGGATCTTGTCAAAAGGATTGTCAATGGTGCCTGTGAGATTTTCTGGCAACTTCCTCTTCAATTGGAGCTGCAAAGGCGAAGTTCTCCTCCTTCAGATGGCAGTGTTCCAAGACTGGTGAACTTCATAACTCAGTACTGTAATCAGCTGCTTGGTGATGATTACAGCCCCATCTTGACCCAGGTACTCAAGATCCATCAGAGCTGGAAACAAGAGAGTTATGGAGAGGATCTAATTTCCAATCAGGTTTTGGTCATAATGAAGGAAATTGGGCTAAATTTAGATGGATGGTCGAAGGTCTATGAGGATATATCCTTGTCCTACCTCTTCATGATGAACAATCACTTCCATTTATGCAACATGAAAGGCACGAAGCTCGGGGACATGATGGGAGACTCTTGGCTAACAGGACATGAGCAGTATACAGATTATTATGCAGAACTTTACTTGAGGGAGAGCTGGAGCAAGCTTCTAGCACTTCTCAACCAAAAGAGTATGACTACATTGGCTGGTCAAGATTCAGTTATGGAAAGGCTGAAAGCATTTAATGAGGcttttgatgatatatataaGAAGCAATCTAACAGGATCATCTGCGACGAGAAGTTGAGGGAGAAAGTGTGTGAACACTTAGTGCAAGCTATTCTACCTGTTTATAGCAGTTACATGCAAGATCACATGACTTTTGATGAACAAGATGGTGCATCCAGCAATTATGTGAAATACAGTGTGCAAAGTCTGGAGAAAATGCTCAGCTCTATGTTCCAGCCAAAGTTAAGCAAATACAACAGCACTGAACAAAAAAGGAACTTGATGGGTAATGTGGATTACCCTGAATGGAAATTGCAGAATATGCTGAGCTGTCTGTTCCGGCAAAGGTTAGGGAATCACGGCAGCAGCAGGCAAGCACACCTGAGCGCCAAGATAAAAAGTTTTGTGGCCAACCAGTTCCGATTGACTCTTACTACCATTTGA